A window of the Podospora bellae-mahoneyi strain CBS 112042 chromosome 6, whole genome shotgun sequence genome harbors these coding sequences:
- a CDS encoding hypothetical protein (COG:S; EggNog:ENOG503P2GC) has protein sequence MFSPTIASMLVSISTMASLGIAAPSNLAQRSPSQLSITAQLQIADSGVDRAALLPQDKDYVYDFSQNPGRFADRKTFPALVGTGGSLAVGMLPPCGMSFLHIHPRSTELFAVIDGRVLTEAVLEAGVVDADGKPRIIRTDLGPNMMTVFPGGAFHTQLNPECTNASIVAAFPSEDPGIGLILPQTFALDDEWLETQFGDVSTDEIAQLRASLPTGLFLQAEDCKKKCGIQTE, from the exons ATGTTCTCCCCTACCATTGCCAGCATGCTTGTCAGCATTTCAACCATGGCGTCGTTAGGCATTGCGGCACCTTCGAACCTTGCTCAACGGTCACCGTCCCAATTGAGCATCACGGCGCAGCTGCAAATCGCGGATAG CGGTGTCGACCGagctgccctcctccctcaggACAAGGACTACGTCTACGACTTTAGTCAAAACCCCGGGCGTTTTGCCGATCGCAAAACATTCCCTGCTCTTGTAGGCACTGGGGGTAGTCTGGCTGTCGGCATGCTTCCTC CTTGCGGCATGTCTTTTCTGCACATTCACCCTCGCTCCACCGAATTGTTCGCCGTTATTGACGGACGTGTTCTCACCGAAGCGGTCCTTGAGGCCGGCGTCGTCGATGCAGACGGCAAGCCGAGGATCATTCGCACCGACCTTGGCCCAAACATGATGACTGTGTTCCCTGGTGGAGCCTTTCATACACAGTTGAACCCCGAATGCACCAATGCAAGCATCGTCGCTGCTTTCCCGTCCGAAGACCCCGGGATTGGTTTGATCTTGCCGCAGACTTTTGCCCTAGATGACGAGTGGCTGGAGACTCAATTTGGTGATGTCTCTACCGACGAAATTGCCCAACTCAGGGCTTCCCTTCCTACTGGGTTGTTTTTGCAGGCAGAGGATTGCAAAAAGAAATGCGGAATTCAAACCGAGTAA
- the SEY1 gene encoding Dynamin-like GTPase that mediates homotypic ER fusion (EggNog:ENOG503NUYX; BUSCO:EOG092610TN; COG:S) — protein MNGHFAAIGNGPTAKQYDHGIQVIDEDKSFNTNLNDYLTETHVAESGFNYHLISVFGSQSTGKSTLLNHLFGTQFSVMSETERRQTTKGIWLSKNKRDSANGSPMADNILVMDVEGTDGRERGEDQDFERKSALFALATSEVLIVNIWEHQVGLYQGANMGLLKTVFEVNLQLFLKDKQSQTRSLLFFVIRDFVGNTPLENLRTTLITDLSKIWSSISKPHGLEDSKIEDYFDFAFSALPHKIYQPEKFLAEVDRLGARFTTGHRSTKDQEFVGGVFLPEYHRRIPADGLSVYAGGVWDQIVNNKDLDLPTQQELLAQFRCDEIAREVLVGFDTVITPLEEQQVEAIRLGKPAAVLADLGAQGAGAREKCIKAFETQASRYHKGVYTMKRGELESKIDTRLKALYQAQLTAAHKAGVAAFSEAVSGAVKAGQKAGGSYEFAEIVAKQKAKTLQIFKTEAKSLSIPGVAWSNFKPQYKLFEKELDEVSARLRKEEMRRLAIRVERWVRSRLGDAIGLEFNKLGSGRGGSVSPEGGEKPATEKDLWDRVWNAFIGIVKEAETRFAERAKSFEASSEEVEVGLWRLRRKSWVALREKIEEEVMESNILMKLRENFEDKFRYDEDGVPRIWRPTDDIEGIYTKARESTLGLVPLLSRFRLSETYAPPDLPAFIGVQPAGVEPEDEEDLLPIGGIDEEEGKSLEEETTVLGESKRQDLVVRFKKMADGVYVEAKRSAIGGITQVPLYFYVILLILGWNEILMVLRNPFLIMLILVMGGGTYIAYSLNLLGPMMQMSNAAFNQAVDIGKDRLRDFLVNNETARQALAVPARQMGADISLDRLDSRGKKAQDISDDDDI, from the exons ATGAACGGCCACTTTGCGGCCATCGGCAATGGGCCGACGGCCAAGCAATACGACCATGGCATCCAGGTTATCGACGAAGACAAGTCTTTCAA CACAAACCTCAATGATTACCTTACCGAAACCCACGTCGCCGAGTCTGGCTTCAACTACCACCTGATCTCCGTCTTCGGATCGCAATCAACGGGCAAGTCGACCCTGCTCAACCACCTATTTGGCACCCAGTTCAGTGTCATGTCCGAGACGGAGCGACGCCAGACGACCAAGGGAATATGGCTGTCCAAGAACAAAAGGGATAGCGCAAACGGTTCGCCCATGGCCGACAACATCCTCGTCATGGATGTTGAGGGCACTGACGGTCGCGAGCGTGGTGAGGACCAAGACTTTGAGCGCAAGAGCGCCCTGTTCGCCCTGGCCACCAGCGAGGTTTTGATTGTCAACATCTGGGAGCATCAAGTTGGCTTGTACCAAGGCGCAAACATGGGCCTGCTCAAGACCGTTTTCGAGGTCAACTTGCAGCTGTTTTTGAAGGATAAACA GTCCCAAACACGGTCCCTCCTATTCTTCGTTATCCGTGATTTCGTCGGCAACACCCCCCTCGAGAATCTGCGCACGACCCTGATTACGGACTTGTCAAAGATATGGTCTTCCATCTCCAAACCACATGGCCTCGAAGATTCCAAGATTGAAGACTATTTTGACTTTGCCTTTTCCGCCCTACCACACAAGATTTACCAACCTGAAAAGTTCCTCGCCGAAGTAGACAGACTCGGCGCTCGATTTACCACTGGCCATCGCTCGACCAAGGACCAAGAATTCGTCGGAGGCGTTTTCCTGCCAGAATATCACAGGAGAATACCCGCCGATGGCCTGTCAGTTTATGCTGGAGGCGTCTGGGATCAGATTGTTAACAACAAGGATCTCGATTTGCCAACACAGCAAGAGCTTCTTGCGCAGTTTAGGTGTGACGAGATCGCCCGCGAGGTACTGGTCGGCTTCGATACTGTTATCACGCCtctggaggagcagcaagTGGAAGCAATCCGTCTCGGCAAGCCTGCAGCGGTACTGGCGGATCTCGGAGCTCAAGGCGCCGGAGCCCGCGAGAAGTGCATCAAGGCCTTCGAGACACAGGCCAGCCGTTATCACAAAGGTGTATACACGATGAAGCGGGGCGAGCTCGAGAGCAAGATAGATACTAGGCTCAAAGCTCTGTACCAGGCTCAGCTGACAGCTGCTCATAAGGCTGGCGTGGCTGCCTTTAGTGAAGCCGTGTCAGGCGCGGTCAAGGCAGGGCAAAAGGCGGGCGGATCGTATGAGTTCGCTGAGATTGTGGCGAAGCAAAAGGCCAAGACGCTGCAAATCTTCAAGACAGAGGCCAAGAGCCTGTCGATTCCGGGAGTGGCCTGGTCGAACTTCAAGCCCCAGTATAAACTCTTTGAGAAGGAGCTCGATGAGGTCAGCGCGCGGTTGCGCAAGGAGGAGATGCGTCGTTTGGCCATAAGGGTCGAGCGCTGGGTCAGATCTCGCTTGGGCGATGCCATTGGCTTGGAATTCAACAAGCTAGGGTCTGGACGGGGGGGTTCGGTTTCTCCTGAGGGTGGCGAGAAGCCAGCCACAGAAAAGGACCTTTGGGACCGGGTCTGGAATGCCTTCATTGGTATTGTCAAGGAGGCTGAGACGAGATTTGCCGAGAGAGCCAAGAGCTTCGAGGCCAGTtcggaggaggtcgaggtcggTCTTTGGCGACTGCGGCGCAAGAGTTGGGTCGCCCTGAGGGAGAAGATCGAAGAAGAGGTGATGGAAAGTAACATCCTCATGAAACTCCGCGAAAATTTCGAGGACAAGTTCCGGTACGACGAAGATGGCGTCCCGAGAATTTGGCGCCCGACAGATGACATTGAAGGGATTTATACCAAGGCACGCGAGTCAACCTTGGGCCTCGTTCCTCTGCTGTCGCGGTTTAGACTGTCGGAGACGTATGCGCCACCAGACCTTCCAGCTTTCATCGGGGTCCAGCctgctggtgttgagcccgaagacgaagaagacctcTTGCCCATTGGCGGcatcgacgaggaggaaggcaaaAGTCTCGAAGAGGAGACGACCGTTCTCGGTGAAAGTAAGCGGCAAGacctggtggtgaggttcaAGAAAATGGCCGATGGAGTCTATGTTGAAGCCAAGCGAAGTGCCATTGGCGGGATCACCCAGGTGCCCTTGTACTTCTATGTTATTTTGCTGATTCTTGGGTGGAATGAGATTCTCATGG TTCTGCGAAACCCTTTCCTCATCATGCTTATTCTTGTCATGGGCGGCGGTACCTATATCGCCTACTCGCTCAACCTTCTTGGGCCCATGATGCAGATGAGCAACGCTGCCTTCAACCAGGCTGTTGACATTGGCAAGGACAGGCTGCGCGACTTCTTGGTGAACAACGAGACAGCTAGACAGGCGCTTGCTGTTCCCGCACGGCAGATGGGTGCCGATATTAGCCTGGACCGGCTGGATAGCCGGGGTAAGAAGGCACAGGATATTTCAGACGATGATGACATTTAG
- a CDS encoding hypothetical protein (EggNog:ENOG503NYTC; COG:L; BUSCO:EOG09263OWL), with protein sequence MEEPTPAEIENQTPSNIFIPPSVIPSSLLSGRSYTHFSPVPPSLLASAEQSVPVCLGVDEAGRGPVLGPMVYGIFYLPLPLSDPLLRQTHHFDDSKVLTPQVRSSLMQTLSTAGSDLHQSCGWATTLLSAGDISAGMMRPSNAGGSYNLNAQAMDATVQLIQGIYDRGVNIQEIYVDTIGQPAAYQKKLERIFPTAKITVAKKADSLYPCVSAASVCAKVTRDAALEVLWKTRGRPPAREEEKDKNEEDTDMEWGSGYPSDQRCVTWLRGNMHPVFGWGPECRFSWGTAKDMLEGPKGVKVDWPADDDGGTHRLADFSVKDQEEGDELGTWFGTPAGLEAF encoded by the coding sequence ATGGAAGAGCCAACGCCAGCCGAGATCGAAAACCAAACTccctccaacatcttcatcCCACCTTCCGTGattccttcctccctcctctccggccGATCCTACACTCACTTTTCCCCTGTTCCCCCATCACTCCTCGCCTCAGCCGAACAATCCGTCCCCGTTTGCCTCGGCGTCGATGAAGCCGGCCGTGGTCCCGTCCTCGGGCCAATGGTCTACGGCATCTTCtacctccctctcccactctccgaccccctcctccgccaaacccaccactTTGACGATTCCAAAGTCCTCACCCCGCAAGtccgctcctccctcatGCAAACGCTCTCCACCGCTGGATCCGATCTTCACCAGTCCTGCGGTTGGGCAACCACACTTCTCTCAGCAGGCGATATTTCCGCCGGCATGATGCGCCCTTCCAATGCCGGCGGGTCCTACAACCTCAACGCGCAAGCCATGGACGCAACCGTACAACTGATCCAGGGGATCTACGACAGGGGGGTCAACATTCAGGAGATCTACGTCGACACAATCGGGCAGCCCGCTGCCTACCAGAAGAAGCTAGAGAGGATATTCCCAACGGCCAAGATCACagtggccaagaaggcagATAGCCTGTACCCTTGTGTCAGCGCCGCCAGTGTATGCGCCAAAGTAACGAGAGACGCCGCCTTAGAGGTTTTGTGGAAGACTAGGGGCAGACCGCCCGccagggaggaagagaaggacaagaacgAGGAGGACACGGATATGGAATGGGGTTCGGGTTACCCGTCAGACCAGAGATGCGTTACTTGGCTACGCGGCAACATGCACCCTGTGTTTGGCTGGGGTCCAGAGTGCCGATTTAGTTGGGGAACTGCGAAGGATATGCTCGAGGGTCCCAAGGGAGTCAAGGTAGACTGGCcggcggatgatgacggtggcACTCACCGCCTCGCGGATTTCTCTGTTAAGGACCAGGAAGAAGGCGACGAGCTGGGCACATGGTTTGGGACACCAGCTGGGCTGGAGGCGTTTTGA
- a CDS encoding hypothetical protein (EggNog:ENOG503P37Z; COG:S), protein MVLVRSCPHNSTSVNTSHVQDVRKVPLRLIFCSQTIMETEYRTRRPHKKSRNGCLPCKQRRKKCDERRPCCTRCADRDLKCQYQSRQPQREDWLPVSPALSRSPSVLSIHGTGSLNAEQLELLRHYLTHTSQAIAYDNDDLYALQEGFPNLAFRSRALMNSILALAAICKCHDIISQPTVDERHRDEAHALLLIAEDRHRESLRRTQNDISNLHRECYDATLANAPLMVLYILANHSVRIQWAGTMPDIPTGFVPTQLQWVSLIRAAHLAYNGMLNDIDEPCEPCSDTNFGESFPPASPLYQLSPDPIIRVTSPEDGPVKPTSDLFLPILAATFQAAIKGLRMRAEVKRAEMPTDPGIAFSFVALRAFEAIADEVLHTNTNAIHSKLSPSSSYSSPAPPPPRSRLSYVSPWLRNYLARVTMATPTRPFRRTITAFVNRVPAEYLTLVQTSVEHLSDCRAVEDVVASEGLAVDIFAHWLVLVMLLDGVWWIGGIGVWELGRIVTIIGNKGLGSLQENNTWWPASMYRIYAELKKQVITEVGTEGHI, encoded by the exons ATGGTATTAGTCAGATCCTGCCCCCACAACTCTACTTCTGTAAACACTTCCCATGTTCAAGACGTCAGGAAGGTACCGCTCAGACTCATCTTTTGCTCTCAAACTATCATGGAGACAGAATATAGAACACGACGGCCTCACAAAAAGTCACGAAATGGTTGTTTGCCATGTAAACAGCGTCGGAAAAAG TGTGATGAGCGCAGGCCATGCTGCACCAGATGTGCTGACCGAGATCTGAAATGCCAATATCAGTCGCGCCAACCGCAAAGGGAGGATTGGCTTCCAGTCTCCCCTGCGCTGTCCCGCTCACCCTCGGTTCTTTCCATCCATGGAACAGGCTCCTTGAACGCAGAGCAGCTCGAATTGCTCCGACACTACCTCACCCACACTTCCCAGGCAATAGCTtacgacaacgacgacctTTACGCTCTCCAGGAAGGATTTCCAAATCTTGCCTTTCGCTCTCGAGCTCTCATGAACTCGATTCTCGCATTGGCGGCGATATGCAAGTGTCACGACATCATATCACAGCCCACGGTAGACGAAAGGCACAGAGATGAGGCCCACGCATTGTTACTGATCGCAGAGGATCGGCATAGGGAGTCATTACGACGAACTCAAAATGATATCTCTAACCTCCATCGAGAATGTTACGATGCCACTCTCGCCAACGCGCCGTTGATGGTCTTGTACATTCTGGCAAATCACTCTGTCCGAATTCAGTGGGCGGGAACCATGCCTGATATCCCAACCGGCTTTGTTCCAACACAACTACAATGGGTATCCCTCATCCGCGCGGCCCACCTCGCTTACAATGGCATGCTGAATGACATTGACGAGCCGTGCGAGCCTTGCTCAGACACAAACTTTGGAGAAAGTTTCCCTCCAGCCAGTCCTCTTTACCAACTATCACCCGATCCTATAATCCGTGTTACTTCGCCCGAGGACGGCCCCGTGAAGCCTACTAGcgaccttttcctccccatcctaGCGGCCACCTTCCAAGCCGCCATCAAAGGCTTACGGATGAGGGCCGAAGTCAAACGGGCTGAAATGCCAACCGATCCCGGCATCGCATTTTCTTTTGTGGCATTGCGGGCCTTCGAGGCCATTGCGGACGAAGTTCTCCACACCAACACAAACGCCATCCATTCGAAGCTGTCACCATCAAGCAGCTATTCATCGCCCGCGCCGCCACCCCCTAGGAGCCGATTATCTTATGTCTCGCCCTGGCTGCGCAACTATCTTGCTCGTGTCACCATGGCCACCCCAACGAGGCCCTTCAGACGCACAATCACCGCTTTTGTCAACAGGGTTCCAGCCGAGTATTTAACTCTAGTTCAGACGTCAGTGGAGCACCTTTCTGACTGCCGTGCGGTCGAAGATGTAGTAGCTTCTGAGGGGCTTGCTGTCGACATTTTTGCACA TTGGCTGGTCTTGGTAATGCTGTTGGATGGGGTTTGGTGGATTGGCGGGATAGGGGTTTGGGAGCTAGGTAGAATTGTAACAATTATAGGTAATAAGGGGCTTGGGTCCTTACAGGAGAACAATACTTGGTGGCCGGCGAGCATGTATAGAATTTACGCTGAGTTGAAGAAACAGGTGATCACGGAGGTTGGGACAGAGGGTCATATCTGA
- a CDS encoding hypothetical protein (EggNog:ENOG503P6SG): MTMLPSENRAEAPVWSGLPGSFSSAPTPSTAPASPERKSRTLQGPSAKEWAKHRETIVGLYKQYPLKRVSELMKRHYGFVASKRMYDKRFREWNVFKNGNSEDGPRAQRRGSPASTSVSDGSRIGENDLMSQVDVRRTIRCAKSVQQGVRTAARQPPPSPLSPLSPHAAPSPSPTPSARGSIHISDLLTDRSMVHDLSIPSIVNPINEGSSPQATSPPETTYGTPRSTLTASDDHTLANPDARSNTGSPGPSLATYKAQIQTLARSPPPSLALDARTRSLKIITLSLRDYYDWQLQNIPEGVLPDDYLGARSTLESTKYWATIKNAIYLIKLSAASLDGADSLPANRAWPALSEAGVIAADAMTSQPFDFLKNLFATLSPANLSARPELRTILLQFLSIQAEESLSANHPITLICQELQRDENCQEVSRRGLQCMLDIFNTRLGRSRAVTIKLTDSLATLLRRNGEFDAARDIIVELLKSCRQVYGPESDQARATENELAHLYMATEEWDLAIQHCMSVVTCPSGLGEQTESSLYQDGIAAHTMEDIAEIYQRQGDLKQCISWLERAASIALIIWGPKSLATSHIVDKMTNIQRQFGKDLLRSANMWEAALVQQD; the protein is encoded by the exons ATGACCATGCTCCCCTCCGAGAACCGTGCAGAAGCGCCCGTCTGGTCGGGCCTGCCGGGCTCTTTCTCCTCGGCTCCCACTCCGTCGACAGCTCCCGCAAGCCCAGAAAGGAAATCCCGCACGCTGCAGGGCCCGTCGGCCAAGGAATGGGCCAAACATCGCGAAACTATCGTCGGTCTCTACAAGCAGTATCCACTGAAGCGAGTAAGCGAGCTGATGAAGAGGCACTATGGCTTCGTTGCAAG CAAGCGCATGTATGACAAGCGGTTCCGGGAATGGAATGTGTTCAAGAACGGCAACAGCGAGGATGGGCCGAGAGCTCAGCGCCGTGGCTCTCCTGCTTCCACGTCGGTATCAGACGGCAGCCGGATTGGTGAGAATGATCTCATGAGTCAAGTTGACGTCCGCCGAACAATACGATGCGCCAAATCTGTCCAACAAGGAGTCAGAACAGCCGCAAGGCAACCCCCTCCGTCCCCTCTCAGCCCCCTCTCACCGCATGCTGCTCCCAGCCCATCACCCACGCCCTCTGCCAGAGGGAGCATTCACATCTCTGACCTCTTGACGGACCGGAGCATGGTTCATGACTTGAGCATACCCAGTATtgtcaaccccatcaacgAAGGATCCTCTCCACAGGCCACATCTCCGCCGGAAACCACGTATGGGACTCCCAGGTCGACTTTGACCGCGTCAGACGATCACACCCTGGCCAACCCCGACGCCCGGTCCAACACTGGCTCTCCCGGGCCGAGTCTGGCTACCTACAAGGCTCAGATTCAGACGCTTGCGagatcaccacctccatctctgGCACTGGACGCAAGGACGCGGTCCCTGAAAATCATTACCCTCAGCCTAAGAGACTACTATGACTGGCAGCTTCAGAACATTCCCGAGGGCGTCCTACCTGATGATTACCTGGGAGCCCGTTCGACTCTCGAGTCCACCAAGTACTGGGCGACCATCAAGAACGCCATTTATTTGATCAAGCTATCGGCAGCATCCTTGGATGGCGCTGACTCTTTGCCTGCGAACCGCGCGTGGCCTGCCTTGTCAGAAGCTGGCGTTATCGCAGCAGATGCCATGACATCTCAGCCCTTTGATTTTCTCAAGAATCTGTTTGCGACCCTCTCACCTGCCAACCTGAGCGCCCGCCCTGAGCTTCGGACCATCCTCCTACAGTTTCTTTCCATACAGGCCGAAGAAAGCCTCTCAGCAAATCACCCCATCACGTTGATCTGCCAGGAGCTGCAACGTGATGAAAACTGCCAAGAAGTGTCCCGCAGGGGTCTTCAGTGCATGCTCGATATTTTCAACACACGTCTTGGGCGGTCTAGGGCTGTCACGATCAAACTTACGGATTCCCTGGCCACGCTCTTGCGTCGAAATGGAGAGTTTGACGCCGCTCGGGATATCATTGTGGAACTGCTCAAGTCATGCCGTCAAGTATATGGACCGGAGTCGGACCAGGCTCGCGCCACGGAAAACGAGCTCGCCCATCTTTACATGGCGACGGAAGAGTGGGACTTGGCAATTCAGCACTGCATGTCTGTCGTCACATGTCCTTCGGGGCTCGGGGAGCAGACAGAATCATCGCTGTACCAAGACGGCATCGCAGCACACACCATGGAAGACATTGCTGAGATTTACCAGCGGCAGGGGGACTTGAAGCAGTGCATTTCCTGGCTCGAGCGGGCTGCTTCGATCGCCTTGATAATATGGGGGCCGAAGTCTCTTGCGACAAGCCATATTGTCGACAAAATGACGAATATTCAGCGGCAATTCGGCAAGGACTTGCTGAGAAGTGCCAACATGTGGGAGGCTGCTTTAGTGCAGCAGGACTAA
- a CDS encoding hypothetical protein (EggNog:ENOG503NXP0; COG:G), whose translation MLSSVDPALLSALGLEPTSTKLLSYGGSGFSSTYKLVSTKEGHELQYFVKTGTGPDAEVMFRGEFASLNAIHNAVPLFCPKAYAHGPLHSASASSSSPQLGGGASAGVKYFLVTDFIDLTSSVSGGTGLSFAAKLATLHTTPAPIPKGHSKPMFGFPVSTCCGSTLQDNSYRETWADFYADCRLRAILKECIKQNGADRELSDMVEKTASKVVPRLLGEGHLKDVIPVVVHGDLWSGNHGRGRISTQKGSEEVVFDPSSCYAHSEYELGIMKMFGGFGAGGFWKEYHSLVPKSEPAEEYDDRVALYELYHHLNHFALFGGAYRGGVMSIMRKLLSKYG comes from the exons ATGTTATCCAGTGTCGATCCAGCCCTTCTATCCGCTCTTGGGCTGGAACCTACTTCCACCAAGCTGCTTTCCTATGGAGGCTCCGGCTTCTCTTCCACATACAAGCTCGTCTCAACCAAGGAGGGCCATGAGCTCCAGTACTTTGTCAAAACCGGCACAGGTCCTGACGCCGAGGTCATGTTTCGCGGAGAATTTGCCTCGTTGAATGCAATTCACAATGCCGTTCCCTTGTTTTGTCCAAAGGCATATGCCCACGGTCCTCTCCACTCGgcctctgcttcctcttcgtccccTCAACTTGGCGGTGGCGCCAGCGCAGGAGTAAAATACTTCCTTGTAACAGACTTCATTGATCTTACGTCCTCAGTTTCGGGTGGAACCGGCCTTTCCTTTGCCGCCAAACTCGCAACGTTACAtaccacccccgccccaaTTCCAAAGGGGCATTCCAAACCAATGTTCGGGTTTCCAGTGTCTACCTGCTGCGGATCTACACTTCAGGATAACAGTTATCGGGAAACCTGGGCCGATTTCTATGCAGACTGCCGTCTGCGGGCCATACTCAAAGAGTGTATCAAGCAGAACGGCGCGGACAGAGAGCTTTCCGATATGGTGGAGAAAACAGCTAGCAAGGTTGTGCCACGACTCCTGGGAGAGGGGCATCTTAAGGATGTAATTCCTGTCGTTGTGCACGGGGATCTGTGGAGTGGGAATCATGGACGAGGTCGGATTTCTACACAAAAGGGGTCTGAAGAGGTTGTTTTTGATCCGTCTTCCTGTTACGCACACTCGGAGTACGAGCTGGGCATCATGAAGATGTTTGGGGgctttggtgctggaggattTTGGAAAGAATACCACTCACTTGTTCCTAAATCGGAGCCAGCAGAGGAGTATGATGATCGAGTGGCATTATATGAACT GTATCACCATTTAAATCATTTTGCTTTGTTTGGAGGAGCGTATAGGGGTGGTGTTATGTCCATCATGAGAAAACTTCTGTCCAAGTATGGCTGA